gagcccaggctggatcggtgctgctcagcagggagagggaattctgttccctccctctctggagcctAATCTGTGCCATCCTGTGGAgaaccagagctgctgctgctgcttctccttctccatgcaATTCAGTTCCTGGAATTTGCCTTCCCTCCTGATGTGAGTTCATCACTGTGTGCACTGGATTTGTACTGGCAGGCCCTGCACAGCCCCTGGGGATGGGGAATCTCTTACCTTCTCCAAAATGGGGAAAAACCACCAAAGTGCCTGGGGATACAGCAAACCTGTTAACAGGCAGAGCTGgtaacctggggagggactgtgggGAATCTCCTGGCTGTTTTTTCAGGGGAGGGGGATCTGCACAGTGGGGTGAGGGAACAGTGCTGTGAAtaaagctgctgtttgctgggAGCAGCCCGAAGCTGTGTCCATgtacctctctgctgctgcctgtcctgaaAGTGCAGCTGAGCCCTGAACCACCCCACCCTGGCTGTAAtcctccccagctccattccCCGGCCTCCAGCAAGACCACTTGCACCTGTTGCAGGCTTCACCCCATTTCCCAGAGCATTGGGGgacccctggctgctgctgcagccctggctgtgccacagagccccttgtcccatctgtccagctggcTCTGAGCCCAGGGACTGCTGCCCTTGGGGGCTCCCAGCTCAGGCTGGCTCTGGTggagcctctgctgcagagggagggagcagaCACTGTCACTTTGTGTATTTTGGGCACTTTGTGTATTTTGTtacattaaaccatatccctaccACCTCCTCACTGGTACCTGCAGCAAGCAGTGCCACACAGACGCTGTGgtgccaggagctgccctggACATAATCAGCTCCAAGTACAAATGGAGCCCTTTCCTCCAGAGGCTTTCTTGAGGAGCAACCTGTCCCTAAGGCTCCTCTGATGGAGAACAGAGGATCCCTGAATGCTCCAAGACCAGGTGGTATGTGCAATACAGAGAGCAGAGCCTCAGGGTATTACCCAGGGCTTTTGGGACTGGCCCAGCCAGGATTTTGCTCCAACCCACTTATGCCTGATGGGCAGCATGTGGCTGTCCCCTGGCAATGGGGATGCCGGACAGGGGTGATGCTTACAGCTCATTGTGCAGTGGCTGGCACTGGGGACTCAGTTTCTCCTCCAGGACAGCATCAGGGGCACACACCCAGGGGTCCCCTGTGTCCCACTGCCACTTCAAGAGCTGCGTGCGAAGcagctggaaaacagcagcGTAGTGGGGGTTGGAGGCCAGGTTCTGGCTCTCTGTGGGGTCATGGGCGCAGTCAAAGAGCTCCCAGCGGTCCCTGTAGTAGTACTGGTGCAGGGACTTGTTCCAGTGGGTCGGCTGCCCGGCCCTGGTGCGGTTGAGCAGGTCTTGGAAAGTGGGTGAGATGTAGAAGTCCTGGTCGATGGGAAAGGGCATTTTGTAGTTGAGGTTGTGAATGAGGCGGAACTGCTGGTGCTGGATGGCTCGCATGGGGTAGTACATGGTCACCTCGTGGTGGCtctggctgctgaaggcagtgtcCCAGGGCTGTTCTGACTCCAGTGCTGGCAGAAGAGACTTTCCAGTGAGCTGCACCTGCTTCTTGCCAAAGATGCTGTAAGAAGGGTAGGGGATGGAGAACCAGTCCAAAATGGTCGGTGTGAGATCtgcaggggaagagaaaggtgaGAGGAGGAGCTGGTACCTGTGGGAAGAAAGCAGTCatggagaagggcagaaaggGCCCtggggtgaagaggaggctctggggagaagtTACTGAAGCCTTCCAGTAATTAAAGGGAGCCCATCAGAAGAATGGCTCTTTCCTACAGCCTTTTCAGCAAGACCTGCTGGTGACAAGACAGGGGGTAAcggtttcaaactgaaagaggagcaatttagactagatagaaggaagatgCATTTTACACTgtcccaggttgtccagaggagtggtagatgccccattcctggaaacatctaggtcaggttggacagggtgcTGAACAACCTGTTTtagtccctgctcactgcagggagtttggactaaaagacctttaacggtcccttccaactcaaaccattctgtgattctatgatgacatccctcctctcccttcctgggGCTGGCTGTGACAATGCCAAGGGCTGCAGGCTGTCCTCTGGGACAGGACCCTGAGTTTCAGTGTGAAGAGGGTGGGAACCTGCTCCCACTCCCTAGGTGCAGCTCTGCACACCCTGCTCCCCCATGGGGCATATGGGCTCTTACCCAGGAGGGTGGCGAAGGCCTGGCTGACCTGTCCCCAGCGCTGGGTATGCTCTGGGGAGGAGATCAGCAGGGGCTCAGCAGTGCCTGACCGGTAGAGGTTGGTCCTGCCACTGGGGAAGGGGATTCCATTGTCAGAAGTGTAGATCACCAGTGTGCTGTTGTGGAAGCCAgcatgctgcagctcctccaggacCAGCCCAATCCCTGCAGACAGAGGAACAAAGCTGAAGAAGGGTGATGGGACTGTGGTGCTCACTGGTGCCAGCCTGGCCCCTGTGGCTCCTACCTTGGTCCATGCGCCCAATCGTTGTGTACTGGGCTGCCAGGTCTGCCCTGGCAGCTGGTGTATCTGGAACGAAGTGAGGGACCTAAATGGAGAAATAGAAGTGGCACATGGCTGCCATGAGGAAGGAGGCTGTGGGTAGGCTGGGGTGGCCTTCACCAGCTCTTGTCTGTAACGCTGATGGCAGTGACCAAGGTGGGGGCCAGCCCATAGCCACCCTGGCTCCAACAGACACTGCTGTCGTGTGCCGCTCCTATATGCAGTGCCCTATAGCCCCCTGTAGCTTCactcagccccacacagcccccaggctcccacCTGCACGTGCTCTGGGTGGTAGATCTGTGGCTTCCAGTCAGGGATCCAGCCCATGCCGCTCTCTCCGTTGCCAAATTTCTCACAGAATGCTCCATACTGGGGCTGGGAGTGCCCACAGCGGTGAGGGTCGTGGAAGGCCACATAGAGGAAGAAAGGCCTTAGAGATAGAAAGGGTGGAGGAGGTGTAGCCAAAGGTCTGCCCATACTCCATAAGACCTTCCCTGGGAGCTGGTGTCACTGGGAAGATTCCCACCTAATCTGATCTCCTGGATACGGGATTACCTATAGACAAGGTGTCCCTTCCTATTTGTGACCAACATGTTCAGCCTGACCCgattccctctcctctctcgtGCTCCCTTGCAGCTCAGCCCAAGAGCACAGGGTCCAGCTCACCTCTCATCCTGGCTCTGCAGGAACTGCCTTACAAGCGCTTTGATTCGAGTGATGTTTCTCCCCACCTGCAAGACCGAACTGTTCTCCTCTGTGTAGGCAAAGTCGAAGGGGTAGACAGCCTCGGGTCCAACATGCTTCTTCCCAATTATCCCTGCAAGAACACAGACACAGGGTGTGCCTAGAGGAGGGGGTAggatgctggctgctgctgtcctctccctggaggctgATGCAGCTCATTTGCTCCAGCATGGCCTGTGCTCAGCAAATGCTGCTGAGGGTGGAAAATGCTGCTGACTTCTCCAGTCATTTCTGACAGTTGCAGAGGCAATTCCCTATCTGGGTAGAACACAGGACCCATCTGGGGACCACACTGTGCAAGGTCATAGGAATAGGTAAGCACTAAAGCAGCTGAGCAGTCTGGATGGATGTTCATGTCAAGCACAAGCCTTGTGTGAACCTGGGAACCAGGACCGAGCAGGATGGGGAGTGGAAGTGGAGTTGAGCTGTAAGAGGGATGGCAGAAGAGCAGTGGTGGgggcaagcaaagcaaagtgcAGGCACAAAGCATGGGTATGTCGGTGCTCTCCAGCTTGCAGATGGGTTAGGAGTCAAGCTCTCTCACCCAGTGGGGTTTGGTGCACAGGGTGGGGGTTCCCTGCTTGTGTCACCTGCCCTGAACTCCTTACCTGTCCGGATATGTGCTTggctgagcagctgaggcaggctTCGCACACTGTCAAAGGAGTTGAAGTGGTGCACATCCTGGTGCAGCCCATACATCCCATTCTGGTGCTGTAGACCAGGGAAAACAACATAGTTGGACAGTGCTTGCCAGCCTGGGGCCCAAACCAGTCCAGCCATGCATCAGGTATGTGTGCATGGGAAGCACATTCCAGGGAGCAGGGGAGAGAGGGTCAGTGGACCGGGAAAGGGGGGATTGCCAGGTCCTGTGACCATGCTGGATGTCCACTGGCTCTGGCCATCCCCATGTGCCCACTGCAGAGTGGCAGCTCCCACCCCAGTGTGTAGCATGCCCCTACCTGGGGTAAGCCAGTCAGGATGCTGGCCCGGcttggagagcagctgctgacagAGGTGAAGGCGTTCTGGAAGACCACGCTGCGCCGGGCCAGCGCGTCCAGGTTGGGTGTCCGGATTGCCGAGTTATTGTAGGTGCCACTCTCAAAGCCACCGTCATCTGCTGCAGCGGGAAGCGTACAGGGTGAGCCCAGCGGCACCGGGACAGACTCCTGGCGTATCCCTAACGATGCGAGGGGGTAAAGCCCGGGGGGACACTAATGACACTGGGAGCACCCCTGGGCTGAGGTTGACCCGGACCATCCCAGCAGGCGGGATGCAGCGGAACCGCCGGGGCCGGTCCTCCCCTGCCCGGGGGCCATCCAGAGCGCCGGGAAGAGGTACCCCGCCGCGGGGCCGGTCCCAGGGCTGCTGGTTGCGAGGGACCCGGTACTGGTCCCGGGGCTCCACCGGGCCGGCAGCCGCACTTAcccaggaggagcagcacaTTGCGGGCCGGAGCCGGTGTTCCGCCGGTCCTGAGCGCGGCCAACAACAGCGTCAGCGCCAAATGCCGCATGGCAACGGCACCGACACCGGCAGAGGCCGGACGGCGGCGGCTCGGCGGCACTCAGCGGTTCCTCTAGCCGCCCCGGCTCCTCCTCTGCCCCGGTCACATGAGGCAGCCCCGGTGGCTCAGATCCGGCCCGGGCGGAGCCGCCGGGCGCCGGCGGCTGAAAAGTGGGGTGGCTCCGGTGGCTCCCGCGCAGCTTCGGTGGAACCTCCCTTGAGGTCCCCGGCTCCGCGGGGGTGCCCGATCCAGTCGGTCCCGGGCCGACCGCGAGACCTCGGCCCCTCTGCTCCCCCGGCGACCCGGGAGCTCTGGCTCCGGCGGCGTGTGCAGAAGGTCCCGGGGGGCCAGAGGCGGCCGGGCTGGGGGCCGCTGTCCCGGTCATGGCAGCTCAGGGTACGTGGCAGCGGGGGCAGAGCTGCGGGTGCCCGGGGGTACGGGCGAAGCTGCCCATCCTGCGCTGGCTCCCGCGCTATTCCctggcctggctgcagctggaccTGATGGCCGGCCTGACCGTGGGGCTCACCGTCGTGCCGCAGGCGCTGGCCTACGCCGAGGTCGCCGGGCTGCCTCTGCAGGTGGGTGGCAGTGCCCTGCAGCCGTGGGTGCCAGGGGACACCTGCTCGCTGACCATAGCCTGTGGCCTGGCACtagggcaggcagggctgggcggCCAGTGGCTGAGGGCTGGTCCTGTGCATTTTCCGGGTCGGGAAGGTGCAAACGCCGTGTGTTTgttcagggctggctgcaggcaccgGAGGGACCTGAGAACAGCTCAGTCCTCCTCGTCCTGGAGGTGCCTGGCATCTCTCAGCTCTGACCgttgtgctggtgttcctctCGTCCCCGTGCAGTATGGCCTCTATTCTTCCTTCATGGGCTGCTTTGTCTACTGCTTCCTGGGCACAGCCAAGGACGTGACGCTGGGTCCCACGGCCATCATGTCGCTGCTTGTGTCTTCTTATGCCTTCCACGAGCCTGTCTATGCCATCCTGCTCACCTTCCTCTCCGGCTGTATCCAGCTGGCCATGGGGCTCCTGCACCTCGGTGAGATGTGCTTACCATGCATGGTTGTATTTTTAGGGTACTCCGTGTAGTTGTCATGTCCAGCCATctgtccccctgcccccagTGCTCTCCAAGACACTGGGGTTGTCCTGTTAAGACTTGTGACAGCTCTGTGTGCATGCAAGCAGCGTGTGCTCCCAGTTGGGCTCAGCAGTGTGTTTATTGC
The Indicator indicator isolate 239-I01 chromosome 29, UM_Iind_1.1, whole genome shotgun sequence genome window above contains:
- the SGSH gene encoding N-sulphoglucosamine sulphohydrolase, whose protein sequence is MRHLALTLLLAALRTGGTPAPARNVLLLLADDGGFESGTYNNSAIRTPNLDALARRSVVFQNAFTSVSSCSPSRASILTGLPQHQNGMYGLHQDVHHFNSFDSVRSLPQLLSQAHIRTGIIGKKHVGPEAVYPFDFAYTEENSSVLQVGRNITRIKALVRQFLQSQDERPFFLYVAFHDPHRCGHSQPQYGAFCEKFGNGESGMGWIPDWKPQIYHPEHVQVPHFVPDTPAARADLAAQYTTIGRMDQGIGLVLEELQHAGFHNSTLVIYTSDNGIPFPSGRTNLYRSGTAEPLLISSPEHTQRWGQVSQAFATLLDLTPTILDWFSIPYPSYSIFGKKQVQLTGKSLLPALESEQPWDTAFSSQSHHEVTMYYPMRAIQHQQFRLIHNLNYKMPFPIDQDFYISPTFQDLLNRTRAGQPTHWNKSLHQYYYRDRWELFDCAHDPTESQNLASNPHYAAVFQLLRTQLLKWQWDTGDPWVCAPDAVLEEKLSPQCQPLHNEL